Proteins encoded by one window of Cupriavidus sp. EM10:
- a CDS encoding RAQPRD family integrative conjugative element protein, translated as METFRSPAHVRRHAIAALLAALLLAAAGLQPAVAADAADNAAEREMLAAVTRQLELLDRLAERGAATAPQERSRYHFDYARLRADLQRMRAGVRDYLVPQRAQPRDPVPLAGDYTRSGTAPDKEAPSP; from the coding sequence ATGGAAACCTTCCGCAGTCCTGCGCATGTCCGGCGCCACGCCATCGCCGCGCTATTGGCCGCGCTCCTGCTCGCCGCTGCGGGGCTTCAGCCGGCCGTCGCCGCCGATGCAGCCGACAACGCCGCAGAGCGCGAGATGCTTGCCGCGGTGACGCGCCAGCTCGAACTGCTGGATCGCCTGGCCGAACGCGGAGCGGCCACCGCGCCGCAGGAACGGTCCCGCTACCACTTCGACTACGCCCGGCTGCGCGCCGACCTGCAACGCATGCGCGCAGGCGTGCGGGACTACCTCGTTCCCCAGCGCGCGCAGCCGCGCGATCCCGTGCCGCTGGCCGGCGACTACACGCGCAGCGGCACGGCCCCCGACAAGGAGGCGCCGTCGCCATGA
- a CDS encoding TIGR03747 family integrating conjugative element membrane protein: MSDPAVAVQRQQVRQQGLIAGLVTLPFRLFGVLCGSLMLCIVIECVGMHFFWPEQGWRHAQGMLNYELSQVSEHFTRSVLVQEPGRSARQLVEWAYQGLFVKTGLLDWIRDAASQSRAGTRSQVQDFRYYLGQVYVHVESYLIASAYTVLVFLVRLLVLILILPLFVMAAFVGLVDGLVRRDVRGFGAGRESGFVYHRARASLMPLAVLPWVTYLALPVSVHPLLILLPSAALLGVAVAISAATFKKYL; encoded by the coding sequence ATGAGCGACCCCGCCGTCGCCGTCCAGCGCCAGCAGGTCCGCCAGCAGGGCCTGATCGCGGGGCTGGTCACGCTGCCGTTCCGGCTGTTCGGCGTGCTGTGCGGCTCGCTGATGCTGTGCATCGTGATCGAGTGCGTCGGCATGCACTTCTTCTGGCCCGAGCAGGGCTGGCGCCATGCGCAGGGCATGCTGAACTACGAGCTGTCGCAGGTCTCGGAGCATTTCACGCGCAGCGTGCTGGTGCAGGAGCCGGGGCGCAGTGCGCGGCAGCTCGTCGAGTGGGCCTACCAAGGACTGTTCGTGAAGACCGGGCTGCTGGACTGGATACGCGATGCCGCCTCGCAATCCCGTGCCGGCACCCGCAGCCAGGTGCAGGACTTCCGCTACTACCTTGGACAGGTCTACGTGCATGTGGAGAGCTACCTGATCGCCTCGGCCTACACCGTGTTGGTGTTCCTCGTGCGGCTGCTGGTGCTGATCCTGATCCTGCCGCTGTTCGTGATGGCTGCTTTCGTCGGCCTGGTCGATGGGCTGGTGCGCAGGGACGTGCGCGGCTTCGGCGCCGGGCGCGAATCGGGCTTCGTCTACCACCGGGCCAGGGCGAGCCTGATGCCGCTGGCGGTGCTGCCCTGGGTCACGTACCTCGCGCTGCCGGTCAGCGTGCATCCGCTGCTGATCCTGCTGCCCAGCGCGGCGCTGCTGGGCGTTGCCGTGGCCATCTCCGCGGCCACCTTCAAGAAGTACCTGTAG
- the traD gene encoding type IV conjugative transfer system coupling protein TraD: MAHSQAVEVLLRPAVELYTVAVCAGAALLCLVAPWSLALSPLLGLGSALAFLTFGAIRFRDAWAILRYRRNIRRLPRYVMTSRDVPVSQQRLFVGRGFRWDQRHTHRLMQTYRPEFRRYVEPTAIYRAARYFEERLEFAPYPLSKLAKALAWDSPLNPARPLPPVGGLPRLHGIEPHEVDVTLPLAERVGHSLVLGTTRVGKTRLAELFITQDIRRKVGGQHEVVIVFDPKGDTDLLKRMYVEAKRAGREGEFYVFHLGWPDISARYNAVGRFGRISEVATRIAGQLSGEGNSAAFREFAWRFVNIIARALVELGQRPDYLLIQRHVINIDALFIEYAQHYFARSEPKAWEVIVQLEAKLNDKNIPRNMIGREKRVVALEQYLSQVRIYDPVLDGLRSAVRYDRTYFDKIVASLLPLLEKLTTGKIAQLLAPNYSDLGDPRPIFDWMQIIRKRAVVYVGLDALSDAEVAAAVGNSMFSDLVSVAGHIYKFGIDDGLPGASAGMKVPINVHADEFNELMGDEFIPMVNKGGGAGVQVTAYTQTMSDIEARIGSRAKAGQVIGNFNNLFMLRVRETITAELLTRQLPQVEVYTTSLVSGATDSSDPSGNTAFTSNTQDRVTSTSVPLIEPAHVVGLPKGQCFALIEGGHLWKVRMPLPAPDPDEAMPKDLQELAGYMRQHYVEAGDWWDGKGIPGLQDQALPDDLLADFKQMASVDEGAAA; encoded by the coding sequence ATGGCCCACTCCCAAGCCGTCGAAGTCTTGCTGCGGCCAGCGGTGGAGCTTTACACCGTCGCGGTCTGTGCGGGCGCCGCGCTTCTGTGCCTGGTGGCCCCGTGGTCGCTCGCGCTGAGCCCCTTGCTCGGCCTGGGTAGCGCGCTGGCCTTCCTGACCTTCGGTGCGATCCGCTTCCGGGACGCCTGGGCGATCCTGCGCTACCGGCGCAACATCCGGCGCCTGCCGCGCTACGTGATGACCAGCCGCGACGTGCCGGTCAGCCAGCAGCGGCTGTTCGTCGGCCGGGGTTTCCGCTGGGACCAGCGCCACACGCACCGGCTGATGCAGACCTACCGGCCGGAGTTCCGCCGCTATGTCGAACCGACGGCGATCTACCGGGCGGCCCGGTACTTCGAGGAGCGCCTGGAGTTCGCGCCGTACCCGCTGTCCAAGCTCGCCAAGGCCCTGGCCTGGGACAGCCCGCTCAACCCGGCGCGGCCTCTGCCGCCGGTGGGCGGCCTGCCGCGCCTGCACGGCATCGAGCCGCACGAGGTTGACGTCACCCTGCCTTTGGCCGAGCGCGTCGGCCATTCGCTGGTGCTGGGCACCACCCGCGTCGGCAAGACCCGCTTGGCCGAACTGTTCATCACCCAGGACATCCGCCGCAAGGTGGGCGGCCAGCACGAGGTCGTGATCGTCTTCGACCCCAAGGGCGACACCGATCTGCTCAAGCGCATGTACGTGGAAGCCAAACGCGCCGGGCGCGAAGGCGAGTTCTACGTCTTCCATTTGGGCTGGCCGGACATCAGCGCCCGCTACAACGCCGTGGGGCGGTTCGGGCGCATCAGCGAAGTTGCCACGCGCATCGCGGGCCAGCTCTCCGGTGAAGGCAATTCGGCCGCCTTCAGGGAGTTCGCGTGGAGGTTTGTCAACATCATCGCCCGTGCTCTGGTCGAGCTGGGGCAGCGGCCCGACTACCTGCTGATCCAGCGCCACGTCATCAACATCGATGCGCTGTTCATCGAGTACGCCCAGCACTACTTCGCCAGGAGCGAGCCGAAAGCCTGGGAGGTCATCGTCCAGCTCGAAGCCAAGCTGAACGACAAGAACATCCCGCGCAACATGATCGGGCGGGAGAAGCGCGTCGTCGCGCTGGAGCAGTACCTGTCGCAGGTGCGCATCTACGACCCGGTGCTCGACGGCCTGCGCAGCGCGGTGCGCTACGACCGGACGTACTTCGACAAGATCGTCGCATCGCTCCTGCCGCTGCTGGAGAAGCTGACCACCGGCAAGATCGCGCAGTTGCTGGCGCCGAACTACTCGGACCTGGGCGACCCGCGGCCGATCTTCGACTGGATGCAGATCATCAGGAAGCGGGCCGTGGTCTATGTCGGGCTCGATGCGCTGTCGGATGCCGAAGTGGCGGCCGCTGTCGGCAACTCGATGTTCTCCGATCTCGTCTCCGTCGCCGGCCACATCTACAAGTTCGGCATCGACGATGGTCTGCCGGGCGCGTCGGCCGGCATGAAGGTGCCAATCAACGTGCACGCGGATGAGTTCAACGAACTGATGGGCGACGAGTTCATCCCGATGGTCAACAAGGGCGGCGGCGCCGGGGTGCAGGTCACGGCCTATACGCAGACCATGAGCGACATTGAGGCCCGCATCGGCAGTCGCGCCAAGGCCGGCCAGGTCATCGGGAACTTCAACAACCTGTTCATGCTGCGCGTGCGCGAAACCATCACGGCCGAGCTGCTGACACGCCAACTTCCCCAGGTGGAGGTCTACACCACCTCCCTGGTCAGCGGCGCCACCGACAGTTCCGATCCTTCCGGCAACACCGCTTTCACCTCCAACACCCAGGATCGCGTCACCAGTACCAGCGTGCCGCTGATCGAGCCGGCGCACGTCGTCGGCCTGCCCAAGGGGCAGTGCTTCGCGCTGATCGAGGGCGGCCACCTGTGGAAGGTACGCATGCCCTTGCCGGCGCCCGACCCCGACGAGGCCATGCCGAAGGATCTGCAGGAGCTGGCCGGCTACATGCGGCAGCACTACGTCGAGGCCGGCGACTGGTGGGACGGCAAGGGCATTCCCGGCCTGCAGGATCAGGCGCTGCCCGACGATCTGCTGGCGGACTTCAAGCAGATGGCGAGCGTGGATGAAGGGGCCGCGGCATGA
- a CDS encoding integrating conjugative element protein, translating into MNRILLAAAAAMFAAVAHAQDRSAANKAVSPPLIVVEDKGGASALPYYRALNPQDAQPGQPTMPQPAPRIGGPADAEAAMLPVRSARLSPGDEPRRVIRAPGLTPQFLVGDDDRSRAWLKQRRVELQAQRAVGLVVNVATPEALAALRRLAPGLVLSPASGDDLAHRLGIKHYPVLITATGIEP; encoded by the coding sequence ATGAATCGCATCCTCCTTGCCGCCGCCGCGGCGATGTTCGCCGCCGTGGCCCACGCGCAGGACCGCAGCGCCGCAAACAAGGCCGTCTCCCCGCCGCTGATCGTGGTCGAAGACAAGGGCGGCGCCTCCGCGCTGCCGTACTACCGGGCCTTGAACCCGCAGGATGCGCAGCCAGGTCAACCGACGATGCCGCAGCCGGCGCCGCGCATCGGTGGCCCTGCGGACGCTGAGGCGGCCATGCTGCCGGTGCGCTCGGCGCGGCTGTCGCCCGGCGACGAGCCGCGCCGCGTGATCCGCGCGCCGGGCCTGACGCCGCAGTTCTTGGTCGGTGACGACGACCGCTCGCGCGCCTGGCTCAAGCAGCGGCGCGTGGAGCTGCAGGCACAGCGCGCCGTGGGCCTGGTGGTCAATGTCGCGACGCCCGAGGCACTGGCCGCGCTGCGCCGCCTCGCGCCGGGTCTGGTGCTGTCCCCGGCCTCGGGCGACGACCTGGCACACCGCCTGGGCATCAAGCACTACCCGGTGCTGATCACCGCCACCGGCATCGAGCCCTGA
- a CDS encoding transglycosylase SLT domain-containing protein: MAAAVALRASSVALALGLCACASFALAQEVPPPAYQLAAQQAGVPSPVLYAVALQESGARLRGRLIPWPWTLNVAGRAERYATRVDACAGIRRALARAPANRIDAGLGQVNLGYHAQRYDHPCDLLDPYRNLAIAAEILQEQHMPGEDWLVAIGRYHRPAGGAPAARYRRNVHQHLTRVLGPGASIPSARSPMP, from the coding sequence ATGGCAGCGGCAGTAGCGCTCCGTGCCAGCAGTGTCGCACTGGCCCTCGGGCTCTGCGCCTGTGCGAGCTTCGCCCTGGCCCAAGAAGTGCCGCCTCCCGCCTATCAGCTTGCCGCGCAGCAGGCGGGCGTGCCGTCGCCGGTGCTGTATGCGGTCGCGCTGCAGGAGAGCGGCGCCCGGTTGCGCGGTCGCCTGATCCCCTGGCCGTGGACGCTCAACGTCGCCGGGCGGGCCGAACGCTACGCCACGCGGGTCGATGCCTGCGCAGGCATCCGCCGGGCGCTCGCCCGGGCGCCGGCCAACCGCATCGACGCCGGCCTCGGCCAGGTCAACCTCGGCTACCACGCGCAGCGTTACGACCACCCCTGCGACCTGCTCGACCCGTACCGCAACCTCGCCATCGCCGCGGAAATCCTGCAGGAGCAGCACATGCCGGGCGAGGACTGGCTGGTCGCCATCGGCCGCTACCACCGTCCTGCGGGTGGCGCGCCCGCCGCCCGCTACCGCCGCAACGTCCACCAGCACCTGACCCGCGTGCTGGGGCCGGGCGCCTCCATTCCCTCAGCCCGGAGCCCCATGCCATGA